From Streptomyces fungicidicus, one genomic window encodes:
- a CDS encoding ATP-binding protein — protein sequence MNQRITAPRTPLRQYTVPLSTTCRGARLARLLAAEQLEAWGVPLDPARLIVAELAANAVLHGRVPGRGFRLTLALTMDGVLRIEVIDPRGENAPVTRDAPPEPAESGYGLLLVEEAADRWGVLPGPFPCKTVWAEVELGRFR from the coding sequence ATGAATCAAAGGATCACCGCACCGCGCACTCCGCTCCGCCAGTACACCGTGCCGCTCTCCACCACATGTCGGGGTGCCCGGCTCGCCCGTCTGCTCGCCGCCGAGCAACTGGAGGCCTGGGGAGTGCCGTTGGACCCGGCCCGGCTGATCGTCGCCGAACTCGCCGCGAACGCCGTTCTGCACGGCCGGGTCCCCGGCCGGGGCTTCCGGCTCACCCTCGCCCTCACCATGGACGGGGTGCTGCGCATCGAGGTGATCGACCCCAGGGGCGAGAACGCACCCGTCACCCGTGACGCTCCACCGGAGCCCGCCGAGTCGGGCTACGGGCTGCTGCTGGTGGAGGAGGCGGCCGACCGCTGGGGTGTGCTGCCGGGGCCGTTCCCGTGCAAGACCGTGTGGGCCGAGGTGGAGCTC